In Arthrobacter ramosus, one DNA window encodes the following:
- a CDS encoding MMPL family transporter, translated as MALLLYRLGKFSYRHRWLVISLWLAVLVAVGGSAAAFHGTMSNNFQIPGTETQQMLDKLKKDLPASSGGSAGIVFEAGDAGFNQAGKDAIASALAQLEKLPDVQSTVNPFTTQATLDKAPSDLAAAEQKAATGQAELDKAGATLDAGDAQLKAAEQQMTAAGMPAAQIQAQLAPQKAELLAGRQKLDAGQKQATDGAAALALAKRQVTASQGMRFVSEDGKAAIAQVQFKTSINGLTPAVRQQVQDIVHGVSSAGVTALASKEITEDVSQLFGVSEIIGIAVAAIALIVMLGTLVAAGLPLLMAIIGVAVGVGGTFALTGVIDMSSISPMLALMLGLAVGIDYSLFIVNRHRGQLLSGMDAEESVALATGTSGNAVLFAGLTVVIALAALVVPGLPFLAVMGLSAAATVAVAVVVSLTLTPAVLSLVGRKLISKRAWARAERHNAEPEHASADRAEDQRRSSRGWGGLVTRHPVVSLLAGVVLLGVLALPASQLRLALPDGGSEPVDSQAFKAYDLTRKSFGEGMTGPIVVVGTFPSGLSDDQAKTKQFDVADKLRGVDNVVAAVPVALSQDHRTVVFQVIPKDGPASASTVQVVSELRAKGSEIQQTTGATIGLTGQTAGNIDVSAKLGAALPPYLAIVVGLSLVLLLLVFRSIVVPLLATGGFLLSLAAAFGAVVAVYQWGWLGTVFDVPNPGAVLSFLPIILIGVLFGLAMDYQVFITSGMRESFMHGENAKQAVRSGFSHAAAVVTAAAIIMVSVFAGFIFSHLTMVRPLGFAMAFGVLVDAFVVRMTIVPAVMYLLGEKAWWLPRWLSRILPDVDVEGAKLQRTTAAGGAKELVH; from the coding sequence ATGGCACTCCTGCTCTACCGCCTTGGCAAGTTCTCCTACCGTCACCGCTGGCTGGTGATCTCCCTTTGGCTGGCCGTCCTCGTCGCCGTCGGCGGCTCCGCTGCCGCCTTCCACGGCACCATGTCCAACAACTTCCAGATCCCGGGCACCGAGACCCAGCAGATGCTGGACAAGCTCAAGAAGGACCTTCCGGCCTCCTCGGGTGGTTCCGCGGGGATCGTCTTCGAAGCCGGCGACGCCGGATTCAACCAGGCCGGCAAGGACGCCATTGCGTCGGCCCTCGCGCAGCTGGAAAAACTGCCGGATGTGCAGTCCACGGTCAACCCCTTCACGACCCAAGCCACCTTGGACAAGGCACCGTCCGATCTTGCTGCCGCGGAACAAAAGGCAGCCACCGGGCAGGCTGAGCTGGACAAGGCGGGGGCCACGCTCGATGCAGGTGATGCCCAACTGAAGGCCGCCGAGCAGCAAATGACCGCTGCGGGCATGCCCGCTGCGCAGATCCAGGCCCAACTTGCCCCGCAGAAGGCCGAACTCCTGGCCGGGCGCCAAAAGCTCGATGCCGGCCAGAAGCAAGCCACTGACGGTGCCGCCGCCCTTGCGTTGGCCAAACGCCAGGTGACAGCTTCCCAAGGCATGCGTTTCGTCTCCGAAGACGGTAAAGCGGCGATCGCCCAGGTCCAGTTCAAGACCTCCATCAACGGTTTGACCCCCGCCGTCCGGCAGCAAGTCCAGGACATCGTCCACGGAGTCTCCTCGGCAGGTGTCACGGCCCTGGCCAGCAAGGAAATCACCGAGGACGTCTCGCAGCTGTTCGGTGTCTCCGAAATCATCGGCATCGCCGTGGCGGCCATCGCCCTCATCGTGATGTTGGGAACGCTCGTCGCTGCAGGCTTGCCCCTCCTGATGGCTATCATTGGCGTGGCCGTGGGCGTCGGCGGAACCTTTGCCCTCACCGGCGTCATTGACATGAGTTCCATTTCCCCGATGCTCGCGCTCATGCTGGGCCTCGCCGTCGGAATCGATTACTCGCTCTTCATCGTCAACCGGCACCGCGGGCAATTGCTTTCGGGGATGGACGCGGAGGAATCAGTGGCCCTCGCCACCGGCACCTCAGGCAACGCCGTTCTCTTCGCAGGCCTCACTGTCGTCATCGCGCTTGCCGCACTGGTCGTTCCGGGGCTCCCGTTCCTTGCCGTCATGGGCCTGTCTGCCGCCGCGACGGTGGCAGTCGCCGTCGTCGTCTCACTGACACTGACCCCGGCAGTCCTCTCGCTGGTCGGCCGCAAACTGATCTCGAAGCGGGCGTGGGCCAGGGCCGAACGCCACAACGCGGAGCCGGAGCACGCCTCGGCGGACCGCGCAGAGGACCAGCGGCGGAGCAGCCGCGGGTGGGGCGGGCTCGTGACCCGGCACCCGGTGGTCTCGCTGCTTGCCGGCGTCGTTTTGCTTGGGGTGCTGGCCCTCCCGGCCTCCCAGCTGCGCCTCGCTTTGCCCGACGGCGGTTCGGAACCGGTCGACTCGCAAGCTTTCAAGGCCTATGACCTCACCCGGAAGAGCTTCGGCGAAGGCATGACCGGTCCCATCGTGGTTGTCGGTACGTTCCCGTCCGGTCTCAGCGACGACCAGGCCAAGACCAAGCAGTTCGACGTCGCGGACAAGCTGCGCGGCGTCGACAACGTCGTGGCAGCCGTTCCGGTAGCCCTCAGCCAAGATCACCGCACCGTCGTTTTCCAGGTCATCCCCAAGGACGGACCCGCGAGCGCCAGCACCGTCCAGGTGGTCTCGGAACTGCGCGCCAAGGGTTCCGAAATCCAGCAAACGACAGGCGCCACCATTGGATTGACGGGGCAGACGGCCGGCAACATCGACGTCTCCGCGAAGCTCGGTGCCGCCCTCCCGCCATACTTGGCGATCGTCGTCGGGCTCTCACTGGTCCTCCTGCTGCTGGTGTTCCGCTCGATCGTCGTTCCGCTGCTCGCCACCGGCGGCTTCCTGCTCTCGCTCGCGGCAGCCTTCGGCGCTGTGGTGGCCGTCTACCAATGGGGCTGGCTGGGCACCGTGTTCGACGTGCCCAATCCCGGAGCCGTGCTGAGCTTCCTGCCGATCATCCTGATTGGTGTCCTGTTCGGCTTGGCCATGGACTACCAGGTGTTCATCACCTCCGGCATGCGCGAATCGTTCATGCACGGGGAGAACGCGAAGCAAGCGGTCCGAAGCGGCTTCAGCCATGCCGCCGCCGTGGTCACTGCCGCCGCCATCATCATGGTCAGCGTGTTTGCCGGCTTCATCTTCAGCCACCTGACCATGGTCCGGCCGCTCGGTTTCGCTATGGCGTTCGGCGTGCTCGTGGATGCGTTCGTGGTCCGGATGACCATCGTTCCTGCCGTGATGTACCTGTTGGGCGAGAAGGCCTGGTGGCTGCCGCGCTGGCTGTCCCGGATCCTGCCCGACGTCGACGTCGAGGGCGCCAAGCTGCAGCGCACGACGGCGGCAGGCGGGGCCAAGGAACTGGTCCACTAA
- a CDS encoding Maf family protein, with translation MTRLILASQSPARTKLLTEAGIHHEVLVSDVDEDAVQARYGVTDAHDTALLLARAKAEAVASLPDAEGALVIGCDSVFEFDGESHGKPYTVDVAKERMLRMSGSKGVLHTGHWLVDCRETAADVNDGETAVGTGATVGAVSSAEVHFAEMSEKDIDAYIATGEPLHCAGSFTIDGLGGAFIRKVDGDPHAVVGLSISTLRDLLGQAKVGITELWTQNGSEASSE, from the coding sequence GTGACCCGATTGATCCTGGCTTCCCAGTCCCCCGCCCGCACCAAGCTCCTCACGGAGGCCGGCATCCACCACGAAGTGCTCGTCTCGGACGTGGACGAGGACGCGGTGCAAGCCCGGTACGGAGTGACCGACGCGCATGACACCGCTCTCCTCCTCGCCCGCGCCAAGGCCGAGGCTGTCGCTTCCCTGCCCGACGCCGAGGGTGCCCTGGTGATCGGCTGCGATTCCGTGTTCGAGTTCGACGGCGAATCGCACGGGAAGCCGTACACGGTGGATGTGGCCAAGGAACGGATGCTGCGCATGAGCGGATCCAAGGGCGTACTCCACACCGGGCACTGGCTGGTTGACTGCCGCGAAACCGCAGCGGACGTGAACGACGGCGAGACGGCCGTCGGCACCGGAGCAACAGTCGGTGCTGTGTCCAGCGCAGAAGTCCACTTTGCCGAGATGAGCGAGAAGGACATCGACGCCTACATCGCAACCGGCGAGCCCCTGCACTGCGCGGGTTCGTTCACGATCGATGGCTTGGGCGGGGCCTTCATCCGCAAGGTCGACGGCGACCCGCACGCCGTCGTCGGGCTCTCCATCTCGACCCTCCGCGATCTGCTCGGGCAAGCGAAAGTTGGAATCACCGAACTCTGGACCCAAAACGGCTCCGAAGCGAGCAGCGAATAG
- a CDS encoding acetyl/propionyl/methylcrotonyl-CoA carboxylase subunit alpha: MSANPAQPISSPLTKVLIANRGEIAVRIIRAARDEGIASVAVYADPDRDALHVRLADEAYALGGNTAAESYLVMDKLIEVAKQSGADAIHPGYGFLAENAEFAAKVIDAGITWIGPSPDAISALGDKVQARHIAEKVGAPLVPGTADPVESADEILAFAKEFGLPIAIKAAYGGGGRGIKVARTIEEIPELFESAVREAIAAFGRGECFIERFLDSPRHVETQCLADAYGNVVVVSTRDCSLQRRNQKLVEEAPAPFLTAEQNERLYESSKAILKEAGYLGAGTCEFLVGQDGIISFLEVNTRLQVEHCVSEEVTGLDLVREQFRIARGEKLGYGDPEVRGHSFEFRITGEDPGRNFMPAPGTVSTLKNPTGPGVRIDSGIEQGDVISGNFDSMLSKLIVTGASREQALQRSRRALEEMVVEGIPTVIPFDLAVVTDPAFAPAEGPFKVHTRWIETEFVNNIPAWTPTGTGTEAADAGERQRVVVEVGGKRLEVVLPATLGSVSSVASAGAKGAKVKKRSRSAGATAAVAGGNALTSPMQGTIVKVAVAAGDVVAEGDLIVVLEAMKMEQPLTAHKAGTIHGLVAKAGETVSAGAVIATIED; encoded by the coding sequence TTGTCAGCTAATCCGGCGCAGCCCATTTCCAGCCCTCTCACCAAGGTCTTGATCGCCAACCGAGGCGAAATCGCGGTCCGCATTATCCGCGCAGCCCGGGACGAAGGCATCGCTTCCGTGGCCGTCTATGCGGACCCCGACCGCGACGCCCTGCACGTCCGGCTGGCAGATGAGGCCTACGCGCTGGGCGGCAATACCGCCGCTGAGTCGTACCTCGTGATGGACAAGTTGATCGAGGTCGCCAAGCAGTCGGGTGCGGACGCCATCCACCCCGGCTATGGCTTCCTCGCCGAGAACGCCGAGTTTGCCGCCAAGGTCATCGACGCCGGCATCACCTGGATCGGCCCGTCCCCGGACGCCATCTCTGCGCTGGGCGACAAGGTGCAGGCCCGCCACATCGCCGAAAAGGTCGGCGCTCCCCTGGTTCCCGGCACGGCCGACCCCGTCGAATCCGCTGACGAGATCCTGGCCTTCGCCAAGGAATTCGGTCTCCCGATCGCCATCAAGGCCGCCTACGGTGGCGGCGGCCGCGGAATCAAGGTGGCCCGCACCATCGAGGAAATCCCCGAGCTTTTCGAGTCCGCAGTGCGCGAGGCCATTGCCGCCTTCGGCCGCGGTGAGTGCTTCATCGAGCGATTCCTTGATTCCCCGCGCCACGTCGAGACCCAATGCCTGGCCGACGCCTACGGAAACGTGGTTGTGGTCTCCACCCGCGACTGCTCCCTCCAGCGCCGCAACCAGAAACTCGTTGAAGAAGCTCCGGCACCGTTCCTGACCGCCGAGCAGAACGAGCGACTGTACGAGTCTTCCAAGGCCATCCTGAAAGAAGCCGGCTACCTCGGCGCGGGAACGTGCGAATTCCTGGTGGGCCAGGACGGCATCATCTCCTTCCTTGAGGTCAACACGCGACTTCAGGTAGAGCACTGCGTTTCAGAGGAAGTCACGGGCCTCGACCTGGTCCGCGAGCAGTTCCGCATCGCCCGAGGCGAGAAACTCGGCTATGGCGATCCCGAGGTCCGCGGCCACTCCTTTGAATTCCGCATCACCGGCGAAGACCCGGGCCGCAACTTCATGCCTGCACCGGGAACCGTCAGCACCCTGAAGAACCCGACGGGTCCGGGCGTCCGTATCGACTCCGGCATCGAACAGGGCGACGTCATCAGCGGGAACTTCGATTCCATGCTGTCCAAGCTGATCGTCACCGGAGCCAGCCGCGAACAGGCCCTCCAGCGTTCCCGCCGGGCCCTTGAGGAAATGGTGGTTGAAGGCATCCCCACCGTCATTCCTTTCGACCTCGCAGTGGTAACCGATCCCGCCTTCGCTCCTGCCGAAGGCCCGTTCAAGGTGCACACGCGCTGGATCGAGACCGAGTTCGTCAACAACATCCCCGCGTGGACGCCCACCGGAACCGGAACAGAAGCCGCCGACGCCGGTGAGCGCCAGCGCGTCGTCGTCGAGGTCGGTGGCAAGCGGCTGGAAGTCGTCCTTCCCGCGACTCTCGGCTCGGTTTCCTCGGTTGCCAGCGCGGGCGCCAAGGGCGCGAAGGTCAAGAAGCGTTCCCGCTCTGCGGGCGCCACAGCCGCTGTGGCGGGCGGCAACGCCCTTACTTCGCCGATGCAAGGCACCATCGTCAAGGTGGCCGTAGCCGCCGGCGATGTGGTTGCCGAGGGCGATCTGATCGTGGTCCTCGAAGCCATGAAGATGGAACAGCCCCTCACGGCCCACAAGGCCGGCACCATTCACGGCTTGGTAGCCAAGGCAGGCGAGACCGTCTCCGCAGGCGCCGTCATCGCGACGATCGAAGACTAA